The genome window CTACCAGTTCCAGGACCTCCACCCGCCAATCCGGGAAGGCCAATCGTGTGGTCCTGAGAAACTGGGACATGCCGGCGCGCTCTATTGGAGGCTGCCCTCCGAGTTGGAAAGTGAAAGACGGCGCTGTCAGCTCCTCAAGAGCCTGCAGGTCGCCCCTGTTCCACACTTTGTCAATGTACTCCCTCACGATGTCCGCTCGATCGCCAGCGTTCATGTTCCCTCTCCGTTGGACACCCCCAGTTCTGACGGCCTAACGCTCCAAATGAGCGGCGGGTGGACCTGGCGCGGCTCTGGCCCGGCAGAGCCGCGTCGGGGCCGCCCGCCGCCGGACGGCCAGAGTCGTGCCAGGGCCAACCGTCCGCTC of Phycisphaerae bacterium contains these proteins:
- a CDS encoding ester cyclase, translated to MNAGDRADIVREYIDKVWNRGDLQALEELTAPSFTFQLGGQPPIERAGMSQFLRTTRLAFPDWRVEVLELVAQAELVAVRWRGTVTHGGPFHGIPPTGRRVHVSGMNMYRVSEGRVAEEWEQMDSLGMLRQLGVLPAA